The Carassius gibelio isolate Cgi1373 ecotype wild population from Czech Republic chromosome B22, carGib1.2-hapl.c, whole genome shotgun sequence genome window below encodes:
- the LOC127987335 gene encoding SLAM family member 9 yields MWKMAIKLILFCLCLWRLVGVFGDEVKSVSVMEGDSVTLNTDLTEIQTFDLIMWRFGPNDVLIAKLIVGYIFLYDGIEGFGDRLKPDNQTGSLTITNITTTHSGLYTVNIFSQRMIRSRFNVTVYARLPVPVISSNSSNCLSSSSSSSSSSSSSNCSLLCSVENVSHVTLSWYKGNSLLSSISVSDFSISLSLPLEVEYQEKNSYSCVINNPIRNQTTHLDISKLCQPCSGI; encoded by the exons ATGTGGAAAATGGCAATCAAActaattttgttctgtttgtgtttgtggcgTCTGGTTG gtgtgtttggtgatgaagtgaagtcagtgtcagtgatggagggagattcagtcactctaaacACAGATCTTACTGAAATACAGACTTTTGATCTGATAATGTGGAGGTTTGGACCGAACGACGTGCTCATAGCTAAACTCATTGTAGGGTACATCTTTTTATATGATGGTATTGAGGGATTCGGGGACAGACTGAAACCGgacaatcagactggatctctgaccatcacaaacatcacaaccaCACACTCTGGACTTTATACAGTTAACATCTTTAGCCAAAGAATGATCAGATCTAGATTCAAtgttactgtctatg CTCGTCtacctgttcctgtcatcagcagtaacTCTTCAAACTGTttgtcgtcatcatcatcatcatcatcatcatcatcatcatcaaattgttcattgttgtgttcagtggagaatgtgagtcatgtgactctctcctggtacaaaggaaacagtttattgtccagtatcagtgtgtctgatttcagcatcagtctctctctacctctggaggtggaatatcaggagaaaaacagctacagctgtgtgatcaacaatcccatcagaaaccagaccacacatctggacatcagcaaactctgtcaaccatgttcag gaatCTGA